In Bicyclus anynana chromosome 22, ilBicAnyn1.1, whole genome shotgun sequence, the following proteins share a genomic window:
- the LOC112057705 gene encoding UTP--glucose-1-phosphate uridylyltransferase isoform X3, translated as MDLLTKIRSHQRTPSGSRDFKEATKRDALARLEVELERLVGALPECRRNHVEKELRGFKNLFSRFLAEQGPSVTWEKIQKLPEGAVIDYSTLETPTTDNIHHMLDKLVVVKLNGGLGTSMGCKGPKSVIQVRNDLTFLDLTVQQIEHLNKTYKCNVPLVLMNSFNTDEDTQKVIHKYKGLKLDIYTFNQSCHPRINRESLLPIAKNPDVHSDIEAWYPPGHGDFYESFNNSGLLQKFIKEGRTYCFISNIDNLGATVDLNILNLLLNPEQKASSEFVMEVTDKTRADVKGGTLIQYEDKLRLLEIAQVPKEHVDDFKSVSQFKFFNTNNLWAKLDAIRRVVDQGSLNMEIIVNNKSLPDGVNVIQLETAVGAAMKCFDGGIGVNVPRSRFLPVKKTSDLLLVMSNLYSLSHGSLVMSSQRMFPTTPLVKLGDNHFAKVKEFLNRFATVPDLIELDHLTVSGDVTFGRKVALKGTVIIIANHGDRIDIPSGAVLENKIVSGNLRILDH; from the exons ATAAGAAGTCACCAGCGCACACCATCAGGCTCCCGCGACTTCAAGGAGGCGACCAAGAGAGATGCCCTCGCTCGCCTGGAGGTGGAGTTGGAGCGACTGGTGGGAGCGCTGCCGGAGTGCAGGAGGAACCACGTGGAGAAGGAACTCCGGGGCTTCAAGAACCTCTTCAGTAGATTCTTGGCTGAAC AGGGCCCTTCCGTAACATGGGAGAAGATACAAAAACTCCCAGAAGGCGCGGTCATAGACTACTCCACTCTAGAAACGCCCACCACAGACAATATCCACCACATGCTGGACAAACTGGTGGTGGTCAAACTCAACGGTGGTTTGGGCACCTCCATGGGTTGCAAGGGCCCCAAGTCGGTCATCCAAGTGCGAAATGATCTGACCTTTTTGGATTTAACTGTACAGCAAATTGAG CACCTGAACAAAACGTACAAATGCAACGTGCCACTGGTGCTCATGAACTCGTTCAACACTGACGAGGACACGCAGAAGGTCATCCACAAGTACAAGGGGCTCAAGCTGGACATCTACACCTTCAACCAGTCCTGCCACCCGAGGATCAACCGGGAGTCTTTGCTGCCTATCGCCAAAAACCCTGACGTGCATAGTGATATTGAGGC CTGGTACCCCCCAGGTCACGGTGACTTCTACGAATCCTTCAACAACTCTGGACTCCTCCAAAAATTCATCAAAGAAGGCAGAACTTACTGTTTCATAAGCAACATCGATAACTTAGGCGCTACCGTCGACCTCAACATACTCAACCTCTTACTGAATCCAGAGCAGAAAGCTTCCTCTGAATTCGTCATGGAAGTGACTGACAAAACCAGGGCTGACGTCAAAGGAGGCACCTTAATCCAATATGAGGATAAACTGAGGCTATTGGAAATTGCCCAAGTTCCCAAAGAACATGTAGACGATTTCAAATCTGTAAGCCAATTCAAGTTTTTCAATACTAACAATTTGTGGGCAAAACTAGATGCAATTCGGAGAGTTGTGGATCAGGGGTCTTTGAACATGGAGATAATTGTTAATAACAAAAGTTTGCCTGATGGGGTCAATGTGATTCAATTGGAGACAGCTGTGGGGGCAGCCATGAAGTGCTTTGATGGTGGGATCGGTGTTAATGTCCCAAGAAGTAGATTCTTGCCTGTTAAAAAGACATCGGATCTTTTGCTTGTTATGTCCAACTTATATAGTCTATCCCATGGGTCTTTGGTGATGTCTTCGCAAAGGATGTTCCCCACAACGCCGTTGGTCAAATTGGGTGATAACCATTTCGCCAAAGTGAAGGAGTTCTTGAATAGGTTCGCGACGGTCCCTGACTTGATTGAGCTGGACCATTTGACTGTTTCTGGTGATGTTACGTTTGGCAGAAAAGTGGCTTTAAAG GGTACCGTCATTATCATAGCGAACCACGGCGACCGGATCGATATCCCCTCGGGAGCTGTTCTCGAGAACAAAATCGTTTCCGGCAATTTACGGATATTGGACCATTAA
- the LOC112057705 gene encoding UTP--glucose-1-phosphate uridylyltransferase isoform X2 has product MADNREARTKIRSHQRTPSGSRDFKEATKRDALARLEVELERLVGALPECRRNHVEKELRGFKNLFSRFLAEQGPSVTWEKIQKLPEGAVIDYSTLETPTTDNIHHMLDKLVVVKLNGGLGTSMGCKGPKSVIQVRNDLTFLDLTVQQIEHLNKTYKCNVPLVLMNSFNTDEDTQKVIHKYKGLKLDIYTFNQSCHPRINRESLLPIAKNPDVHSDIEAWYPPGHGDFYESFNNSGLLQKFIKEGRTYCFISNIDNLGATVDLNILNLLLNPEQKASSEFVMEVTDKTRADVKGGTLIQYEDKLRLLEIAQVPKEHVDDFKSVSQFKFFNTNNLWAKLDAIRRVVDQGSLNMEIIVNNKSLPDGVNVIQLETAVGAAMKCFDGGIGVNVPRSRFLPVKKTSDLLLVMSNLYSLSHGSLVMSSQRMFPTTPLVKLGDNHFAKVKEFLNRFATVPDLIELDHLTVSGDVTFGRKVALKGTVIIIANHGDRIDIPSGAVLENKIVSGNLRILDH; this is encoded by the exons ATAAGAAGTCACCAGCGCACACCATCAGGCTCCCGCGACTTCAAGGAGGCGACCAAGAGAGATGCCCTCGCTCGCCTGGAGGTGGAGTTGGAGCGACTGGTGGGAGCGCTGCCGGAGTGCAGGAGGAACCACGTGGAGAAGGAACTCCGGGGCTTCAAGAACCTCTTCAGTAGATTCTTGGCTGAAC AGGGCCCTTCCGTAACATGGGAGAAGATACAAAAACTCCCAGAAGGCGCGGTCATAGACTACTCCACTCTAGAAACGCCCACCACAGACAATATCCACCACATGCTGGACAAACTGGTGGTGGTCAAACTCAACGGTGGTTTGGGCACCTCCATGGGTTGCAAGGGCCCCAAGTCGGTCATCCAAGTGCGAAATGATCTGACCTTTTTGGATTTAACTGTACAGCAAATTGAG CACCTGAACAAAACGTACAAATGCAACGTGCCACTGGTGCTCATGAACTCGTTCAACACTGACGAGGACACGCAGAAGGTCATCCACAAGTACAAGGGGCTCAAGCTGGACATCTACACCTTCAACCAGTCCTGCCACCCGAGGATCAACCGGGAGTCTTTGCTGCCTATCGCCAAAAACCCTGACGTGCATAGTGATATTGAGGC CTGGTACCCCCCAGGTCACGGTGACTTCTACGAATCCTTCAACAACTCTGGACTCCTCCAAAAATTCATCAAAGAAGGCAGAACTTACTGTTTCATAAGCAACATCGATAACTTAGGCGCTACCGTCGACCTCAACATACTCAACCTCTTACTGAATCCAGAGCAGAAAGCTTCCTCTGAATTCGTCATGGAAGTGACTGACAAAACCAGGGCTGACGTCAAAGGAGGCACCTTAATCCAATATGAGGATAAACTGAGGCTATTGGAAATTGCCCAAGTTCCCAAAGAACATGTAGACGATTTCAAATCTGTAAGCCAATTCAAGTTTTTCAATACTAACAATTTGTGGGCAAAACTAGATGCAATTCGGAGAGTTGTGGATCAGGGGTCTTTGAACATGGAGATAATTGTTAATAACAAAAGTTTGCCTGATGGGGTCAATGTGATTCAATTGGAGACAGCTGTGGGGGCAGCCATGAAGTGCTTTGATGGTGGGATCGGTGTTAATGTCCCAAGAAGTAGATTCTTGCCTGTTAAAAAGACATCGGATCTTTTGCTTGTTATGTCCAACTTATATAGTCTATCCCATGGGTCTTTGGTGATGTCTTCGCAAAGGATGTTCCCCACAACGCCGTTGGTCAAATTGGGTGATAACCATTTCGCCAAAGTGAAGGAGTTCTTGAATAGGTTCGCGACGGTCCCTGACTTGATTGAGCTGGACCATTTGACTGTTTCTGGTGATGTTACGTTTGGCAGAAAAGTGGCTTTAAAG GGTACCGTCATTATCATAGCGAACCACGGCGACCGGATCGATATCCCCTCGGGAGCTGTTCTCGAGAACAAAATCGTTTCCGGCAATTTACGGATATTGGACCATTAA
- the LOC112057705 gene encoding UTP--glucose-1-phosphate uridylyltransferase isoform X1, translating to MADNREARTKDDDNRLKPAIRSHQRTPSGSRDFKEATKRDALARLEVELERLVGALPECRRNHVEKELRGFKNLFSRFLAEQGPSVTWEKIQKLPEGAVIDYSTLETPTTDNIHHMLDKLVVVKLNGGLGTSMGCKGPKSVIQVRNDLTFLDLTVQQIEHLNKTYKCNVPLVLMNSFNTDEDTQKVIHKYKGLKLDIYTFNQSCHPRINRESLLPIAKNPDVHSDIEAWYPPGHGDFYESFNNSGLLQKFIKEGRTYCFISNIDNLGATVDLNILNLLLNPEQKASSEFVMEVTDKTRADVKGGTLIQYEDKLRLLEIAQVPKEHVDDFKSVSQFKFFNTNNLWAKLDAIRRVVDQGSLNMEIIVNNKSLPDGVNVIQLETAVGAAMKCFDGGIGVNVPRSRFLPVKKTSDLLLVMSNLYSLSHGSLVMSSQRMFPTTPLVKLGDNHFAKVKEFLNRFATVPDLIELDHLTVSGDVTFGRKVALKGTVIIIANHGDRIDIPSGAVLENKIVSGNLRILDH from the exons ATAAGAAGTCACCAGCGCACACCATCAGGCTCCCGCGACTTCAAGGAGGCGACCAAGAGAGATGCCCTCGCTCGCCTGGAGGTGGAGTTGGAGCGACTGGTGGGAGCGCTGCCGGAGTGCAGGAGGAACCACGTGGAGAAGGAACTCCGGGGCTTCAAGAACCTCTTCAGTAGATTCTTGGCTGAAC AGGGCCCTTCCGTAACATGGGAGAAGATACAAAAACTCCCAGAAGGCGCGGTCATAGACTACTCCACTCTAGAAACGCCCACCACAGACAATATCCACCACATGCTGGACAAACTGGTGGTGGTCAAACTCAACGGTGGTTTGGGCACCTCCATGGGTTGCAAGGGCCCCAAGTCGGTCATCCAAGTGCGAAATGATCTGACCTTTTTGGATTTAACTGTACAGCAAATTGAG CACCTGAACAAAACGTACAAATGCAACGTGCCACTGGTGCTCATGAACTCGTTCAACACTGACGAGGACACGCAGAAGGTCATCCACAAGTACAAGGGGCTCAAGCTGGACATCTACACCTTCAACCAGTCCTGCCACCCGAGGATCAACCGGGAGTCTTTGCTGCCTATCGCCAAAAACCCTGACGTGCATAGTGATATTGAGGC CTGGTACCCCCCAGGTCACGGTGACTTCTACGAATCCTTCAACAACTCTGGACTCCTCCAAAAATTCATCAAAGAAGGCAGAACTTACTGTTTCATAAGCAACATCGATAACTTAGGCGCTACCGTCGACCTCAACATACTCAACCTCTTACTGAATCCAGAGCAGAAAGCTTCCTCTGAATTCGTCATGGAAGTGACTGACAAAACCAGGGCTGACGTCAAAGGAGGCACCTTAATCCAATATGAGGATAAACTGAGGCTATTGGAAATTGCCCAAGTTCCCAAAGAACATGTAGACGATTTCAAATCTGTAAGCCAATTCAAGTTTTTCAATACTAACAATTTGTGGGCAAAACTAGATGCAATTCGGAGAGTTGTGGATCAGGGGTCTTTGAACATGGAGATAATTGTTAATAACAAAAGTTTGCCTGATGGGGTCAATGTGATTCAATTGGAGACAGCTGTGGGGGCAGCCATGAAGTGCTTTGATGGTGGGATCGGTGTTAATGTCCCAAGAAGTAGATTCTTGCCTGTTAAAAAGACATCGGATCTTTTGCTTGTTATGTCCAACTTATATAGTCTATCCCATGGGTCTTTGGTGATGTCTTCGCAAAGGATGTTCCCCACAACGCCGTTGGTCAAATTGGGTGATAACCATTTCGCCAAAGTGAAGGAGTTCTTGAATAGGTTCGCGACGGTCCCTGACTTGATTGAGCTGGACCATTTGACTGTTTCTGGTGATGTTACGTTTGGCAGAAAAGTGGCTTTAAAG GGTACCGTCATTATCATAGCGAACCACGGCGACCGGATCGATATCCCCTCGGGAGCTGTTCTCGAGAACAAAATCGTTTCCGGCAATTTACGGATATTGGACCATTAA